Part of the Flavobacterium alkalisoli genome is shown below.
AAAGAACTTTTGCAAATGAAATTGCATCTCCTTCTTTACCTTCAAGACGGTGAACATAAACCTTTTGGTCTTTGCTAACTTTAAATTGCTGCCCTGCTATCTCTACGATTGCGTACATAACAATATGGTTTAATTAATTTTTTGAGTTTGCAAATATACGACTTAATATTTATCACACAACATGTTATGGTAAAAAATACGCTCTGCTAACCCCTTAATTATCAATAATGAAAAAAAATAAAAATTTATTGTAACAAAATACCGAAATTGCGTACCAATTATCAAAATCAAAATAATTATTAATTTTTATGAAAAAATCTTTAATGGCTTTGGGTTCACTTCTGATGCTTGGCGGAGTAGCTTCAGCCCAAAAAGTAGCATTTGAGGAATACGATCTGGATAATGGTCTGCATGTAATATTACATCAGGACAAATCGGCTCCTGTTATCGTTACATCGGTTATGTATCACGTAGGTTCTAAAGATGAGAACCCTGAGAGAACAGGATTTGCACATTTCTTTGAGCACCTTTTATTTGAAGGTACAGAAAATATTGCACGTGGAGAGTGGTTTAAAATAGTTACTGCAAACGGTGGTAACAATAACGCCAATACTTCTGACGACAGAACTTACTACTATGAGGTATTCCCTTCTAACAACCTTGAGCTTGCCATTTGGATGGAATCTGAAAGGTTAATGCACCCGGTTATTAACCAAATTGGTGTTGATACTCAAAATGAAGTAGTAAAAGAGGAAAAAAGGCTACGTGTAGACAACCAGCCTTATGGTAACCTTCTTGCAGAGGTTAAAAGAAACCTTTTCACAGTACACCCGTACCGTTGGGCCACTATCGGTTCTATGGACCACCTGGATGCAGCTACCCTAGAGGAGTTCCAGGCTTTCAACAAAAAATTCTATATCCCTAACAATGCTGTATTAGTAATTGCCGGTGATTTAGATATCGCTCAAACTAAAGAGTGGGTAAACAAATACTTTAGTCCTATACCTAAAAGTACACCTATTACACGTCAGCACTTTGAGGAAGCTCCTATCACAAAAACTATCCACGCTACATACGAAGATCCTAATATCCAGCTGCCAATGGCAATTGCTGCATACAGAACTCCTTCTATGAAAACAAGAGAAGCAAGAGTACTTGATATGATCTCTGCTATCCTTAGCGGTGGTAAAAGTTCAAGAATGTACAAGAGAATTGTAGACGAGGAGAAAATGGCACTTCAAATGGGTGCTTTCAACTACAGTCAGGAAGATTACGGTGCATATATTATATATGGTATCCCAATGCAGGGCCACACATCGGAAGAACTTATCGCTGAAGCTGATAAAGAAATCGTAAAACTACAAACTGAACTTATTTCTGAAAAAGAAATGCAAAAGCTTAAAAACCAGTTTGAAAGCCAGTATGTAAACAGCAATGCAAGCGTTGAAGGTGTTGCAGAAAACCTTGCTACTTACTACCTGCTTTATGGTGATGTTAACCTTATAAATACTGAAAACGGTATTTACCAAAGCATTACAAGGGAAGAAATTAGGGATGTGGCTAAAAAATACCTAAACCCTAACCAAAGATTAATTCTTGATTACGTACCAGCTAAAGACAAAGCACAAAACTAAGCATACAAAACATCATGAAAAAAGTAATATATATATTAGCCAGCTTGTTTTTAACAGTTACCATGCAGGCACAAGACAGACCAATGCCCCAGGCGGGCCCGTCGCCTACTGTAAACGTAGGTAAGCCGGAAACATTTAAACTTAAAAACGGTTTAACTGTACTAGTTGTGGAAAACCACAAACTACCCAGAGTATCTTACACTCTTACTATGGACAACGCTCCATATGCTGAAGGAAGCAAAAAAGGTGTTTCAGACCTACTAAGTGCTGTAATAGGTAGCGGTACTAAAAAAATGTCTAAAGAAGCATTTAACGAAGAGATTGACTTTTTAGGTGCTAACATTAACTTCTGGGCCAGCGGTGCTGCCGGAAGCGGACTTTCTAAATACTCTAACAGAATTCTTGAGTTAATGGCAGACGGTGCTCT
Proteins encoded:
- a CDS encoding M16 family metallopeptidase; amino-acid sequence: MKKSLMALGSLLMLGGVASAQKVAFEEYDLDNGLHVILHQDKSAPVIVTSVMYHVGSKDENPERTGFAHFFEHLLFEGTENIARGEWFKIVTANGGNNNANTSDDRTYYYEVFPSNNLELAIWMESERLMHPVINQIGVDTQNEVVKEEKRLRVDNQPYGNLLAEVKRNLFTVHPYRWATIGSMDHLDAATLEEFQAFNKKFYIPNNAVLVIAGDLDIAQTKEWVNKYFSPIPKSTPITRQHFEEAPITKTIHATYEDPNIQLPMAIAAYRTPSMKTREARVLDMISAILSGGKSSRMYKRIVDEEKMALQMGAFNYSQEDYGAYIIYGIPMQGHTSEELIAEADKEIVKLQTELISEKEMQKLKNQFESQYVNSNASVEGVAENLATYYLLYGDVNLINTENGIYQSITREEIRDVAKKYLNPNQRLILDYVPAKDKAQN